The following is a genomic window from Rhinatrema bivittatum chromosome 12, aRhiBiv1.1, whole genome shotgun sequence.
AGGTAATCCTGTTTGTGAGGGCTGCTCAGGGGTTTCTTTGTTTAATGAAATGAGAGCTACTGCCTGACTTTTATCCACTTTTGTGTGTGCAGGTGAGCTACCACCAAGCCTCTTGATCCTTCATCTAACAGGAAATGGGTGCACAAAGAAGAAAGGTTACAGGTGAAAGACTGCAGtgtgctgatgtgtgtgtgtctgagacatAGCAGCAGCTTGCATTCTGGATGAGACAAGTGACAGAGTTCTAAAGTCTTTCGGGAAAACAAAGAGAAGCTTTAACTCTCCGGCCCCAACTACAAACTGAATGAGCTGTGTAACAGACTTCTTTCTTTCAGGGAGCTGGTAATGGGGAGACTGCCCCACCTCCAGGAGCTAGACGGGCAGCCAGTACCAGGCAAGGGAAGAGAAGAACCGGCAGTGAAGAACGATGTTGACCCTGATAGTGATGATGATTTTACAGAATTTCTTTGTCCATTAAATACAGATAAAGGTACAGTGCTTGTATGTGTGGCTGCTGGGGACTTCAAGCTCAAATCCGTGCCACTTATTGCTAGAATGATACAAGGCTCAGCATGTCCATAATTCTCCCTCTGCTTGAGATGGTGGATTCTCAACCATGGTTGGGAGGGCACTGAGGAGAGGATGGGATAGTGAGTAACGCTAGTTGCCCCTGGAATGGGTTCTGAAGCATGAACAAAGGATAATTCCTGCATTCCTATTGTTTTCCTTACAGGGTTTTTTGAGTTTCTGCATCAGATGCTATGGGGACGTTCAGTGAGGAGGATGACAGATGCACAGAGGGAGCACCAGGCCCGGGTGGATGAGTTATGTGACCTGCTGCAGCCCTGGAATGGCACGCAGACTGCAATGCAAGTAAACCTTGAACAGCCTCAAAGGCCCATGAAAGACCCTTCAGCTCCAAACTCGGTAGCAAGTGGTGTGAAAGGAGCTACAGAAGTAAAATTCCATATCACAAGAGTTCCTGGGACCTCAAACAAACCTAAGTCTAAGCCATGCGTGGCTCGTGAATGCATCTCACATGTTGGGTCTGTGAAAAGTGTGAGTGTGAAGGCT
Proteins encoded in this region:
- the LRRC46 gene encoding leucine-rich repeat-containing protein 46 isoform X1, yielding MTGEMQKKPPKGPGNISPTLLAKRNLHLDVESWNPESLMQALSLLHTVRLDREKITAIGNLEIVREIHSLYLQQNEIEKIEHLDGLSNLRFLTLAGNRIHNVENLTSLRHLRFLDLSDNQIERLEPGELPPSLLILHLTGNGCTKKKGYRELVMGRLPHLQELDGQPVPGKGREEPAVKNDVDPDSDDDFTEFLCPLNTDKGFFEFLHQMLWGRSVRRMTDAQREHQARVDELCDLLQPWNGTQTAMQVNLEQPQRPMKDPSAPNSVASGVKGATEVKFHITRVPGTSNKPKSKPCVARECISHVGSVKSVSVKAPVMRRETLQLKKDIVGTIKPVKARTNIPSSKTAALGLEK
- the LRRC46 gene encoding leucine-rich repeat-containing protein 46 isoform X2; amino-acid sequence: MQALSLLHTVRLDREKITAIGNLEIVREIHSLYLQQNEIEKIEHLDGLSNLRFLTLAGNRIHNVENLTSLRHLRFLDLSDNQIERLEPGELPPSLLILHLTGNGCTKKKGYRELVMGRLPHLQELDGQPVPGKGREEPAVKNDVDPDSDDDFTEFLCPLNTDKGFFEFLHQMLWGRSVRRMTDAQREHQARVDELCDLLQPWNGTQTAMQVNLEQPQRPMKDPSAPNSVASGVKGATEVKFHITRVPGTSNKPKSKPCVARECISHVGSVKSVSVKAPVMRRETLQLKKDIVGTIKPVKARTNIPSSKTAALGLEK